The genomic DNA AATTTGCGGTATCGGAAATAATAAAGGAAACTCTTGAAAGCCTGAACCTGAAATATCCGGAATTAAATAAAACACAAAAAAGCGAACTAAAAAATTATAAAGAAATATTATTAAAAGAGAAATAACTATAAAGGAATAAAATGGAAAGCAGATTTTTTATAACTGAGGATATAAAAGAGCATAAGAAAGGGAGAGATATCCTGAATATTTTGAAAAACTACAGTATTGTCAGCTCGGAAGCAGAATTTTTAAAAATTCTGAAAGAGAAAAAATCAGGTTTTGAAAAAGAAAAAGGATATTTTTTATTTACGGTAAAAAAGGGCAGATTTTTGAAATCATATCATTTGGATGAAAATTTTCAGAAAATAAAGGAAGAATATTATCTTTCATATGAGAACAACTGTCCTTTTAACTGTGTTTACTGTTATCTGAGAGATTATTACAGCCACGGTGCATGTATATTTTATGTGAATACAGAGGATATGTTTCATGAACTCGACAAACATACTGGTAAGAATGAGATGATAAGCTGCGGGATTGTCAATGATTCTCTTGTTTTTGACAATATTACAAATATTTCGCATGATCTTATTAATTATTTTAAAAACAGGAAAGATCTTATTCTGGAGTTCAGAACCAAGAGTAAGAACATAAAAGGGCTTTTGAATGAGGCAGTTTATAAAAATATATTTGTTTCATTTACTTTTAGTCCGGAAGAGGTTATAAGAGAATATGAATTTATGACTGCTTCGCTGGAAGAAAGAATAACGGCAGCCAAAAAACTTCAGGAGCATGGATATGACATAGGAATAAGAATAGATCCTGTGATAAATATAAAAAACAGAAAAAATGCCTATACAGATCTTATAAAGAAGCTGATGACCAGTCTGGAAACGAAAAAAATAAGAGATATAGGTCTGGGCAGTCTGAGGTATACAAAAGGACTAAAAAATAAGGTTCTTCTGGAGAGAAAAACTGACTTGTTTTATAATGAGCTGATAACAGGAATAGATGGAAAAGAAAGATATTTTAAAGGAATAAGAATACAGATGTATGACGAGATAATCAAGGAAATAAGGAAATACGGGGATTTTGATATTTATCTCGGAATGGAAGAGGAATATATCTGGAAAAAAGTTTTGAAATAGGAGAATAAATGTTTTATTTTATTTGCGGTACTGAAAGCAGAGAACTAAAGTATCTGGAAATACTGGATGATATAAAAAAGAAAAATCCGGGAATACAGGAATTTGCCTTTGATGTGGCACTTAAAGAAGATGATAAGTTTTTTGAAAAACTAAATTTTAATTCCATATTCGGCGGTAAGGAAATACTTGTATTAAAAAGAGCAGAGAAGCTGGGCAATATAGAGGAAGTTCTCACTCTTGTTTCCAATGTGGAAATGGACTCAAAATATGTAATAATAGATTTTCACACAGAAGGAAGCAAAAAAAATGATAAATTATTTACTCTTCTTGATGAAATAGGCAAAAAAACTGAAACTAAAGTTATCAAGACAGAGGAAGATGAGAAAAATCTCAGTAATTACGTAAAAGAAAATCTAAAAACAGATACAAAGGAAACCCAGAGACTGCTCAGCCTGATCGGGGAAAATCCTTTTAAGGTGAAAAACGAGGTAGAGAAAATAAAAAGCTTTCTTGGTGATGAACCATATGATTTTGAAAAAATAAAGAGTATGATTTCTGTGCAGAAAGAATATTTCATATATGAATGTGTTGAAAAAACAATAAAAGGCGAGATTTTTGAAGTAATGGAATATCTGAAAAAAACAAAGGAATATATGGGCTTTTTATACAGTATGTACGGAGAAGTCGAAACACTTCTGAAGCTTTTGGAGCTGGAAGATGAAGGATTCAGACTCAGAGGGGATTATAACTCGTTCAAATCGGAATATGAAAAAATAAAAAAATATTTTTATGTTAATAAAAGACCGGCACACCCGTATGCTGTATTTAATAAATATAAGAATCTGAAAAAATTCAGCAGGAAAAAGCTTAGAAGACTTAGTTATAAATGCTGGGAAATAGAAAAAGACATAAAGACGGGAAGACTTCCTATGGATATAGGTGTAGAAGCACTTGTGATGGAAGTAAACAGATAAAAAAATAGTAAAAAAATGAGCCGCAAGACTCATTTTTTTGTTCTATTCTATTCAAAGCAGCTGCCTGAATTCAGAAATATAATTATGGATACTATGAAAAAAGAGACTGTATCAAAAATCATTTTGATACAAGTCTCATTGTTAATCAAGTTTCGCACGTGAAAACAGCTCAGAAATTAATTCAGTATTTTCACAGGCTTCTTTAAATGAAAGAGCGAATTTTTTTAATGCTTCGGAATCTGATGAATAAGCACAAAACATATCTGCCTCAGGATCAAATTTCACAGTATCTATCAAATCCGGCATCTTTTCCTCAAGAAATACAAGGGCAAGCGATCCCCAATCATATCCATTTCCGATAAATCCTTCATCGGCACGGGAATCAAATATTTCAGCCTTATAATTCAAATTACTTAAACATAAGGATGTACTTTTTTCATGCTCTACCCAGAAAAACGGTTTTATAGTTTCTTCAAAATTCATATTACCTCCTAAAATTTTTATTTTTTGATATTATAACATATTAAGGCAGTAATAAAAAATGCAAACAAAAAAGACACCCAGTGTCTTTTTTATATTGATTAGCTAGCCAATGAATTAACTTTTGCAGCGAGTCTTGATTTTTTTCTAGATACAGTGTTCTTCTTAAGGATACCTTTAGTAACAGCTTTATCTAGCTCTTTATATGCAACACTCAATGCTGTTTTAGCTTCGTCGACATTATTAGCATCAACAGCAACAAGAACTTTTTTAACAAATGTTTTTACTCTGCTTTTTATAGCTTGGTTTCTTATTCTATTTCTCTCACCTATGTATACTCTTTTTTTAGATGATTTTGAATGAGCCATTAGTAGCCTCCTTTCTGATGATTTTACGTATAATCATATCATTTTTTCTTATAAAAATCAAGCTTTTATCTGAATAGTACTCCAAATCTTTATGAACAGAGGGTTCTTGAAGATACGGATATGTGAGATACAGTATAGTACAGGTAAAAAAAATATCTTTTTCAAAAAAATTATATCAGAAAAATGAAAAAAATTTTTTTCAAAATTATCACATGAGTTAATAAAAATTTCAATAAAATATTAGATATAAATTTATAATAATTGTTGATAAAAAACAGGAAAAAACAAGAAATTAAATGTAATATACTTGAAATAAAAAATAAAATTAAAAAATAAAATAGTTATAATAAATATAAAAAATAGTTTGATATTTATTTTTTGTATTAACGATAAAAAAGAATAAAACTTGTTATTTCAGTATTTTATGATGAAATAGAAAAAGTGAATTTTTTTCAGATATAAAAAATATTCAAAAAATAACAATCAATAAGAAACTTGACAAAACAATAAAAAATGGTATTATTAATTATAGATTTTTAACAAGAGAGGTGAAGGTAATTAATGGGAACACTTATTAATGAAAAACTGATAAAACTGGATATGGAGGTGACAACAAAAGAAGAAGCCATAGAAAATCTGGCAAAATTAATACACGAAGAAAAAAAACTGAATTGTGTATGGAAAGAAAACAGCCTTGATAAATGCCAAAATTGTGATTTCTGCTCTAAGACAGGATTTTTGCATGCTCTACATGAGAGAGAAAAATCGTTTCCTACAGCAGTAGGCTATTCTTTTGCCATTCCACACGGGAAATGCGGTTCTGTAAAGGATGCTGCCATAGCATTCGCAAGACTGAAAGATGAGGTAAAGTGGGGAGAAGACGGTGATGAGGACGAGTATGTGAAATATGTATTTATGATTGGTGTATCAGAAGAGGCTGCGGGAGATGAACACATGAGAATACTTATAAAATTATCTACTTCTATACTGGATGACGATTTTAGAGACAGGCTGTCAAGCATAAATACAAAAGAAGAGGCTTTGCAGATAATAAAGGAGTACTCTGACAATATAAACTAAGAATAGGGAGAGAAAATATGAAGGATATTGTGAAAATTTTTAAGGAAATCAGACAGCATCTTATGACAGGAGTATCTCATATGATACCCTTCGTTATAGCGGGAGGGATATTACTGTCTTTGGCAGTTGTTCTGGGAGGAAAGGGTAGTGTACCTGAGAATCCGATTCTAAAAGATATTTTTGATATAGGAGTAGCTGGATTTGAATTAATGATACCTATGCTTGCGGCATATATAGGATATTCAATAGCAGGAAGATCAGCACTGGCACCGGCGGCTATAGCAGGGCTGGTAGGAAATAAAATAGGTGCAGGATTTTTAGGAGCTTTATTTGCCGGAATAATAGGCGGAATAGTAGTATTTTATCTGAAAAAAATAAAAGTACCTGATGTATTCAGATCAATAATGCCGATTTTTGTGATGCCGCTGATAGGTACATTTATTACTGCGGGAATTATGATGTGGGTAATAGGGAAGCCGATTGCCAATATAACGGTTTTACTGACTGAATGGCTGCAGAATATGAGCGGAACTAATACAATACTTCTGGCTGTTATACTGGGAATGATGATAGCATTCGATATGGGAGGACCTGTAAATAAGGTAGCATTTTCGTTTATGATATTGTCGGTATCAGAGCAGATTTATACAATCCCCGCAATGATAGGGGTAGCTATATGTGTTCCTCCGATTGGCCTTGGAATATCAACACTGATAGCACCTAAAAAATACAGCGACGAGGAAAAGGAAACCGGTAAAGCCGCCATACTTATGGGACTTGTAGGAGTAACCGAAGGGGCAATACCTTTTGCTGCTGCTAACCCTTTAAGAGTAATCCCGGCATTAATGGCAGGAGCAGCATGTGGATCTGTGACAGCAGGTCTTCTCGGAGCAAAGCTCAGTTCTTCATGGGGAGGACTAATAGTGCTGCCTACAGTGGAAAATAAAATTGGTTATATAATAGCCGTCCTTGTAGGAGCTTCGGTAACGGCAGTGACAGCAGCGGCACTAAAAAAATCAGAAGCAGAAGAAGCAGTTTCAGATATTGATGATATAGAATTGGAAATAGAATTTTAAATAACGGAGGAAAATTATGAAAATACTTGGAGTAACATCTTGCCCGTCTGGTGTGGCACATACTTATATGGCAGCTGAAGCTTTGAAAAAAGCAGCATTGGCAAAGGGACATGAAGTAAAAGTAGAAACACAGGGATCGATAGGAATAGAAAATGTAATAACTATGGATGATGTAAAGGATGCAGATGTAGTGGTTCTTACAAAAGACGTATCTTTGGCAGATCTTGAGAGATTTGACGGCAAGCCTACAGTTAAAGTGGCAATAAGTGATGTGGTAAAAAAATCTAACAAAATTATAGAAAAAATAGAAGAAGCATTTAAAAACAGATAAGATAAAAAATCACTTTTACGACATCGTCTAAAAGTGATTTTTTCTTAATTTATTATATAATGGAAACATTCTTTTTTTTCATAAATGTTTTTATGTCTTTCGAAATATCGTTATCGGTAATAAAGCCGTTAAAATTATCAACATTTGAATATATGAAATTACCGTCCTGATAAAATTTCTGTTTTTCGGATATAAGATATTTTTTCTTGGCGGAATTAATAATAGCTTCTTTAGTAAGACCGTCTTCAGAATCAAATGTAGTCAGACTGCCTGATGCAGTATCAAGACCTATGGTTCCGAGAAAGGCTATGTCAGACTTAAATTTTTTGATCTGATCTATTGAAATAGATCCGACAAAGCCGTCAAGCTCTTTATTTAAAACACCGCCGATACCGATAAGCTTTATATTTTCTGAATGATAAAGAAGATGCATTATATCGATCATATTAGTGATAACAGTAACATTAATACCGCTGCTGTCTATCTCATCTGCCAGATAATAATTTATGGATGTAATATCCAGAAAAACAGTATCGTTAGGTTTTATCAATGAGAGAGCCTTTTTGGCAATTTTTTTCTTTTCTTCGGTATTGGAAGTTATTCTGCTCCATATAGAAAGATTTTTGACTATGGTTCTTTTTGGGATTGCGCCGCCGTAAGTTCTTTCGAGAAGACCCTGATCTTCCAGCTTTTGAAGATCTTTTCTGATAAGATCTTTGGAAACACTAAATTTTTTACTTAGATCATTTACTTCGATTTTTCCTTTTTCTTTAAGCAAAGACATTATTATTTCCAGTCTTTCTTTTACAAACATGAGACCTCCCTGTAATTTGTTATACTAAATTATATATTAAATATGTAAAAAAATCAAAGATAAAATTCAAAACAATAAAAAACAATAAAAATATTGACAAAACAATAAAAAACATGTATCATAGAATTGAAAACCATTGGAGGTAATGTTATGAATGAAAGAATAAGATTTTTGAAAAAAGATTTATTTAAAAACGAAAGAGAAATATCTATCGAAAGAGCATTGCTTTATACTGAAAGCTACAAAGAAACAGAAGGTAAATCTCAGATAATAAGAAGAGCAAAAGCAACTGAGAATATATTGGATAAAGTGGAAATAAGCATAAGAGAAAAGGAAATAATAGCCGGGAACAGGACAGTAAAGCCAAGAAGCGGGATTATATCCCCCGAAATGGATCCTTACTGGATCTTGGAGGAAATAGATACCATGATAAGCAGACCGCAGGATAAATTTAAATTTACAGAAAAAGATAAGGTTATATATAAAGAGGAGCTTTTTCCTTACTGGCAGGGAAAATCCATGAAGGATTCCATTGAATGCAATATAGGCGAGGATATAAAAGCGAGTGTAAAAGAAAAAATAGTGAAGCTGAATCAGACTGATAAAGGTCAGGGGCATATAATTCCGGATTTTGAAACAGTTCTGAATAACGGACTGGGGCATTTAATTGAATTAATTAATAAAAAACTCAGGGAAAATCCTGATAATGAATTTTATCAGGCTTCAAAGATAGTGTTAGATGCTTCTGCAAGACATATTTTGAGATATGCAGAGCTTGCCGAAAAAATGATGGAAGCTGAAAACGACATTACACGTAAGGAAGATTTGAAAAAAATAGCAGAAATATCAAAAAAAATATCAACGGGAAAACCGGAAAGTTTTCATGAGGCATTGCAGCTTTTGTGGTATGTATGTGTAATTCTCCAGTATGAGTCAAATGCAAGCTCGATTTCGCTGGGAAGAGTGGATCAGTATCTAAATGATTTTTATGTGAGTGATCTTAAAAAAAATATACCCGAAAATGAATTAAAGGAATATCTTGAAGCTTTTTATATAAAAACAAATGATGTAGTTCTCGTGAGAAGCAGCAACAGCGCAAAATTTTTTGCAGGGTTTCCTACAGGATATACTGCACTTCTGGGAGGACTTACATCAGAAGGAAGACAGTCGGTAAATGAGCTTTCATACTTATTTTTGGAAGCATATAAGGATATACAGCTTCCACAGCCCAATCTAGGGGTAAGGGTAAATGAACTGGAACCAAGAAAATTTATTAAGAAAACATGCGAAGTAATCAGACTGGGAACAGGAATACCGCAGATTTTCAATGATGAGGTAATTATTCCGTCTTTCCTTATAAGGGGAGTAAGCCTTGAAGATGCAAGAAATTATTCTGTGGTAGGGTGTGTAGAGCTTTCGATTCCGGGGAAAACATATGGTCTTCATGATATTGCAATGCTGAATATAATGAAAATTATGGAGAAAGTATTACTTAGAAATAAAGAAAATACTGGAATTACATTTGAATTTATAATAGATGAAATAAAAAATGACATAAAAAAATATGTGGGTTTAATGGCCGAGGGAAGCAATATAGTAGATGAGGGGCATAGAATATACGCTCCGGTTCCGCTTCTTTCCGTTATGGTAGATAATTGCATAGAACAAGGAAAGGATATAACAGAGGGAGGTGCAAAGTATAATTTTTCAGGAGTTCAGGGCATAGGAATGCCGAATCTTTCAGATTCGCTGTATGCTGTAAAGAAATTTATATTTGATGAAGGCAGATATTCATTCAAAGATGTGATAGAAGTAATGGAAAATGACTTTAATACTTCACACGGTGAGGAAATGAGACTCAGACTTATCAATGACGAGGATAAATACGGGAATGATCTTGATAAGGTAGATGATTTAAGCTCTGAAATATTAAGATTATACTGTAAGGAAGTGGAAAAATATAGCAATCCGAGAGGCGGTATATTTATTCCGGGATCATATACGGTTTCTGCACATATTCCTCTCGGAGAAGTAGTGGGGGCTACACCGGACGGAAGAAAATCAGGAGAGCAGCTTGCAGACGGAGGCTTGTCGCCTATGTTCGGAAGAGATAAGCTTGGTCCCACAGCAGTACTAAAAAGTGTAAGCAAGCTGGATAATGTCCTTTTGACAAACGGCAGCCTGCTAAATGTAAAGCTAAGTCCGGGACCGCTCCAAAGTGATCAGGGACTGGAAAATTTCGTAAACTATCTTTATGCTTATATGAAGCTGAAAATACAGCATATACAGTTTAATGTAGTAGGCAGGGAAACTTTGAAGGAAGCACAGCTTTATCCGGAAAAATATGATAATCTTGTAGTAAGGGTAGCAGGGTACAGTGCATTTTTTACGGAATTAAATGAAAAAATACAAAATGATATAATAAACAGAACAGAACATGTGTTTTAGTGCAGTGACTTATTCATAATCAGTCAAGCATGAAAATTAATCAATAATGGAGGGAGCACTACACTGACAGCCTGTTTTTTATCTCACAGAAATGTTTGGACAGGGAGAGACTATGAATGAATAAAGCTTTGATTTTTAATATCCAGAGATATTCTTTAAATGACGGTTCGGGAATACGAACAATGGTATTCTTCAAAGGATGCAGGCTGAGATGCCCGTGGTGTTCCAATCCTGAATCACAAAGCAGTAAAATAGAAATAATGATAAATAAAGAAAAAAAGAAAAAGTATGAACAATATGTAGGAAGCGTAGACGAGGATCCTACCGGAACATATGAGAAGAGCGGTAAATGGTACAAGCTTGATGAACTTATGAAAGAAGTGCTTAAGGATGAGGTATTTTTCAATGCATCAAAGGGCGGGGTAACACTATCAGGCGGGGAAATTCTGGAGCAGGGTGAATTTGTATTGGAATTTCTGAAGGAATTAAAAGAGCATGGAATAAATACAGCTGTAGAAACCTGCGGTTACGGGAAAAAAGAGATTTTGGAAGAGATTTTGAAATATACAGATACAGTTTTATTTGATTTGAAAATAATGGATAATGAAAGATCAAAAAAAATATTAATAGGAGCATCTGATATAATAAAAGAAAATTTTAGGAAGGCAGCTGCTGCGGGAAAGGTAATAGTACGTTTTCCTTATATTCCCGGATATACTGATGATATGGAGAACCTGAAAAAAATATCGGAATTAATGAAGGAATGCAGTGTATATAATCTGGATATTCTGCCTTATCATAATTACGGAAGCAAAAAATATGAATATCTGAATAGAAAATATCTTCTTGAGGATTTGAAAGTACCAACAGACGAAGAAACTGAGAATATAAAAAAGTTTTTTGAAAAAGAAGGATTTATTGTAAATATAGGCGGATAAATAAAAAAATACAGGAGGAAATATGGAATATTTATTAGATACTGCGAATTTGGAAGAGATAAAATATTTTAATGGAAAATTCCCGATTGTGGGAGTAACTACAAATCCTACAATAATAGCAAATGAAAACGGGGATTATAAAAAAATAATAAACAGTATTCTGGCAATAATCGGAACTGAAAAAATGCTGCATGTTCAGGTATTGGGTAGAGAAGCCGATATTATAATAAAAGAGGCGGAATTGCTGAAAGATACCTTTGAGGGGAATCTTTACATTAAAATACCTGTATCAGACGAGGGACTGAAAGCTATGTCTGAATTAAAGAACAGAGGTTTTAATATCACTGCAACAGGAATCCTTACTTCACAGCAGATAGTCATGGCTGCAAAAGCCGGTGCAGACTATATGGCTCCATATGTAAACAGAGCTGATAATATCGGCGGAGATGGTGTGAAAGTAGTAAGGGATGCTTTTGATATATTAAGCAGGGATAAAAATAATAAGGCTAAAATACTCGGGGCTTCATTTAAAAATGTAAAACAGGTTCATGAGTCTATACTTGCAGGAGCAGAAGCGGTCACAGTAGGCTCTGATGTATTAAAGCAGATGATTTATCATCCGTATACAGACTGGAGCATTGAAAAATTTGAAAGTGACTGGGGAAAAGTCTACGGCAGCGGAAAAACATTAATTGATATTTTATAGAAAAAATTTATCAGTATATAAAAAAACATTCTGAAATTCCAGAATGTTTTTTTTGTTTGATAAATTTACGGCTGTAAGATAATGTACAGTATAGAAGAAAGCAATTATTATGATAATAAGGAAAAAAACAGAGTTTCTTACCTTGTTTATAATGAACCGGTAACTTTCAAATCATATTTTTGTTTTGTTTCAATATTTTCCAGCTTGAAATTCGGACTAAACAACCTGATAAGCCTGCACTTTTTCCCTTTTATACCATCCCCCATTACTCCGTTTCCATTTGCCTCTTTTCCTTTTTTACAATCATCGATTGCTGCTTTTTCTGCTTTTTTTCCTGTTCCTTTATAAAAAGCATCGGCTTTTCCTATAAATAATCTGTTATCTTCTGAAACAACAACAGCCAAATATTCACGGATAGATACTACCGTACAGACCTGAGTGCTTCTGTCACAGGATAAGGATCTGTCAAGAGCAGTCAGAAAATTTTTTGTCTTTAAATCAACAAGCTGATAAGAATTATTTTTAATATCAAGTATAAAATAATACATATCAACAGGCGGGGCATCAGGTGGAGCTGAGTAGCTGGGAGTATTAACAGGGCAGTATTGACCATATGTTACATAGCCGCCTCCGGGACATGTACATATCTGGGCATTACAGCCGGCTGCAAGATTGATTACACTCATGCATCCGAATAATATAACCAAAAGTAATAATCTTCTCATATAAAAAAACTCCTTTAATTTTTTATTTTAATATAATGAATTATAATTTATCAAATGAAAAAAGTCAATGTGAAAAAAGACTTAAAGCAGTTTAGTTTTCTAAAAAATACATAAATCTGTTATTTTTAAAAAATAAAAATAAGGAGCTTAATATGAGCAAACATAGGGAATTAAAAGGTAAAAAAAATAGAAAAGAATAAATGTTCAATAAATATATTTGTATATGCTAATAATTATTGACAAAAGAACTGTTTATTATTATAATGAATATACAAATGAAAGCATGAAAAATATTATGAATAAAAATAATTAGTAAGAGCAGTAATTCTTCTTAAAAAGATACATCTAATGGTATGAAGAAAATAAAAATTTAGTATTCTTATTTAGAATTAGATTTTTAATTTGAACAAATCATTATAATTAAGGAGAAGGCTATGAAAAAATATAGAAGTGCATTAATATGCTTACTGGCATTTAATGCTGCGACTTTTACTTATAGTGCGTCAAATGTCAATAGAAATACATCTGAAAATTTGTATAATCAAATGACGAGAAATATAGAAACAGGGAAAAGCAATGACTCAAACTATAAGCAAATAGAAAAAATATTGAATAAAAAAAATAAAGAAATAAAAGATCTGTATTTACAGGGAGATTATATAGTAAAACCGGAATATCTGGAATGGCAGATATTTTTTAGCGGTTTCTATGCGGAAAGAAGAAAGGGAGATAATACATTAAATAATGCGGATTATTATTCAGATCCTGATGAAACTCCTACAAAGCCGATAAACCCGCAGCCGCCTATAGATGTTAACATAGGACTGGCAGTCTCTGTAAAGGCAATAGCCCCAAGAGACAGAAGGCTTGCTATAACACTGCCGAATGAAATTAATATAAATCCGACAGTTATTAATATACCAGTTCCGACAGCATCTGCAGTCATTGCAGTAAATCCGCTGCAGTTTCAGCCGATTTATCCGAGTATACCAGTGGTTAGTGTGAGTACAGTAACACCGATCTCGTTTAATTTTCCCGGTTCTGCCAATAGTGACGATCAGTATTTCTTAAAGCAGAGTGCTGCTATTGCCCCTATTTCCCAGCAAAATTTAACAGGACAAGGAACCGGAGGGACTATGGATGTCATAAGCCGTTCATCAGTTTTGAATCAGGATTTTGACATTTATGTTCAGGATACTCATGCAGTAGGTGTATCTGGCGGAGCAGCACACAGATTGACAGATAACGGAATACAGAATACATCTGCTACAGGTTTGACTTCATCGCATGCTGCTATGAAACTGATAGGGGGGCATACTGTAACCATAGATAATATGGATTTTCGTATGGTAGGTGTGGGGAATAAGCCGGGAGACTATCTGATGCTATTTCATACAGATGCTCATGATGACGGTGGTGAAGCTGCAAAATGGATAATTAATCCTAATACAACAACAAAATTATACGGACAGCAGCTGATATTTTATGGAGTTCAGTCACATAAGACATATACTTATGGTGCAGATATGATAAATTACGGAAATATAGAAGCCTCGGCAGATACCTCGGTGATTACGGGAGGCGGAATCGAAAGCGGTTTAACCCCGCAGCAGAGAATAATATTTACTACAATAGATGCTAATGTAGGAAATATAGTTTATTATAATAGATATTTTAATTTTATTAATGAAAATGGAGCCAATATAACATTAAACGGAACTTCTGATGTGTTAGCCAATTATGCAACACCCGGAAATACAAACGGAGGAGCAATTTTTACCAATAACGGAAATGTGACTTTAAACGGATTGAATTCAATAGGAATAATACTGAATAGTTCGGTAAGTGATTTTGGTGATTCCAGAATAGTACTGAATAATCCTTTGGTATTAAACGGTGATAAATCAATAGGTATACAGGCTACGAATTCAATGATAAATCTGGATAATTCTGTAATAAAGGTAAACATCGGAACAGCAGGAAATGCAGCTAATTCCACTGGAAATGAGGCTGGTGGGGACGCTTCAAAAGTAGAAAATGCAATAGGAATGGCTGTGGATTACAGCACAGCAAATCCGCTCAGAATGAGTAATTATAATATATCTTTAGGAAATGCAGCTAAAAACAGCTCGGGAATTATAGTACAAAACGGAAATATAACTTTGGGATATGACTCCGCGGCAGGGAAAACACAATTGATAAGCAGTAACGGAGGTGTACAGAATAATCTGCTTGTTGCCATAGGCTCGAATTCTTCGGCGACTACAGAAGCAAATACAACATTAAGCTTATTAAACGGTAATGGACAGGTCGGTATTTTTTCAAGTAACGGAGCGGCAATTACTAACGGAGGTACTCTGAATGCCAGTGGTAACGGGACAATAGGAGTAATCACAAATGACGGAACTGTTAATAATACAGGAAATCTGAATATAAGCGGAGGAGTATACACTGAT from Sebaldella termitidis ATCC 33386 includes the following:
- a CDS encoding formate C-acetyltransferase; translation: MNERIRFLKKDLFKNEREISIERALLYTESYKETEGKSQIIRRAKATENILDKVEISIREKEIIAGNRTVKPRSGIISPEMDPYWILEEIDTMISRPQDKFKFTEKDKVIYKEELFPYWQGKSMKDSIECNIGEDIKASVKEKIVKLNQTDKGQGHIIPDFETVLNNGLGHLIELINKKLRENPDNEFYQASKIVLDASARHILRYAELAEKMMEAENDITRKEDLKKIAEISKKISTGKPESFHEALQLLWYVCVILQYESNASSISLGRVDQYLNDFYVSDLKKNIPENELKEYLEAFYIKTNDVVLVRSSNSAKFFAGFPTGYTALLGGLTSEGRQSVNELSYLFLEAYKDIQLPQPNLGVRVNELEPRKFIKKTCEVIRLGTGIPQIFNDEVIIPSFLIRGVSLEDARNYSVVGCVELSIPGKTYGLHDIAMLNIMKIMEKVLLRNKENTGITFEFIIDEIKNDIKKYVGLMAEGSNIVDEGHRIYAPVPLLSVMVDNCIEQGKDITEGGAKYNFSGVQGIGMPNLSDSLYAVKKFIFDEGRYSFKDVIEVMENDFNTSHGEEMRLRLINDEDKYGNDLDKVDDLSSEILRLYCKEVEKYSNPRGGIFIPGSYTVSAHIPLGEVVGATPDGRKSGEQLADGGLSPMFGRDKLGPTAVLKSVSKLDNVLLTNGSLLNVKLSPGPLQSDQGLENFVNYLYAYMKLKIQHIQFNVVGRETLKEAQLYPEKYDNLVVRVAGYSAFFTELNEKIQNDIINRTEHVF
- a CDS encoding glycyl-radical enzyme activating protein, with the translated sequence MNKALIFNIQRYSLNDGSGIRTMVFFKGCRLRCPWCSNPESQSSKIEIMINKEKKKKYEQYVGSVDEDPTGTYEKSGKWYKLDELMKEVLKDEVFFNASKGGVTLSGGEILEQGEFVLEFLKELKEHGINTAVETCGYGKKEILEEILKYTDTVLFDLKIMDNERSKKILIGASDIIKENFRKAAAAGKVIVRFPYIPGYTDDMENLKKISELMKECSVYNLDILPYHNYGSKKYEYLNRKYLLEDLKVPTDEETENIKKFFEKEGFIVNIGG
- a CDS encoding fructose-6-phosphate aldolase, whose translation is MEYLLDTANLEEIKYFNGKFPIVGVTTNPTIIANENGDYKKIINSILAIIGTEKMLHVQVLGREADIIIKEAELLKDTFEGNLYIKIPVSDEGLKAMSELKNRGFNITATGILTSQQIVMAAKAGADYMAPYVNRADNIGGDGVKVVRDAFDILSRDKNNKAKILGASFKNVKQVHESILAGAEAVTVGSDVLKQMIYHPYTDWSIEKFESDWGKVYGSGKTLIDIL